The proteins below are encoded in one region of Myxococcales bacterium:
- a CDS encoding DUF2878 family protein — protein MRTLGDRAFFIDTAAIVAVSVAICLASQDLALMSWLVPLVLATRLALWMALPDRERDITRRGEVLFYAVCTVVGAFNDWSSVTRYRIYDYTVPTDLPGVSHIPIWMLLFWGMILRFFVSVFHYHRLELAPANGALFVGRRRFEGGALRLTFLVALVVLTRQSIYRSFAHPLWSWLPFAVALLAVLVFARPDRRRITLVGAVMLLGPLVEALYINVGHLHAYRLGWFGGVPLWIALWWGLAALLWEDIGTRVQRLVESVTGCTPTRVPA, from the coding sequence ATGCGCACGCTCGGCGATCGCGCGTTCTTCATCGACACCGCCGCCATCGTCGCGGTGAGTGTCGCGATCTGCCTCGCGAGCCAGGACCTCGCGCTGATGAGCTGGCTCGTGCCGCTCGTGCTCGCAACCCGCCTCGCGCTCTGGATGGCGCTACCGGACCGCGAGCGAGACATCACCCGGCGCGGTGAGGTGCTCTTCTACGCTGTGTGCACGGTGGTGGGCGCGTTCAACGACTGGAGCTCCGTCACGCGCTACCGCATCTACGACTACACTGTGCCCACCGACCTGCCCGGGGTCAGTCACATCCCGATCTGGATGCTGCTCTTCTGGGGCATGATCTTGCGCTTCTTCGTGAGTGTATTCCATTACCACCGCCTCGAACTCGCGCCCGCCAACGGCGCGCTGTTCGTCGGTCGGCGGCGCTTCGAAGGGGGCGCTCTCCGACTCACGTTCTTGGTCGCGCTGGTGGTGCTCACACGGCAGTCCATCTATCGCTCCTTCGCGCACCCGCTGTGGTCTTGGCTGCCGTTCGCAGTCGCCCTGCTGGCGGTGCTGGTGTTTGCCCGTCCAGACCGCCGACGCATCACCCTGGTCGGAGCGGTGATGCTGCTCGGGCCCCTGGTCGAAGCGCTCTACATCAACGTCGGGCACCTCCACGCCTACCGGCTCGGTTGGTTCGGGGGTGTGCCCCTGTGGATCGCCCTCTGGTGGGGCCTGGCAGCGTTGCTCTGGGAAGACATCGGGACGCGCGTGCAACGCCTCGTCGAGAGTGTGACCGGCTGCACTCCGACTCGCGTGCCTGCGTGA
- a CDS encoding TetR/AcrR family transcriptional regulator: protein MSPKELVNSRQKRKLETRAALKRAALDCFADQGFRATQVGDIARRAGVAHGTFYVHFETKEALVDDLLAEFNHQLVLRLERAYHERESSGPDAIARRLAEVCLDHWKRERELLGALTERVGDGGGLPALRDGISPPVAQFLADRLTAFAAAHGTVLSEPELVAHALLGMWMRVGLRYVFGEKLKRADAVELLTKLSLGALGAVLPIQKAEVLS from the coding sequence GTGTCACCCAAAGAACTGGTCAACTCCCGGCAAAAGCGCAAGCTAGAGACCCGAGCGGCTCTCAAGCGGGCGGCCCTCGATTGCTTTGCGGATCAGGGATTCCGGGCCACCCAGGTCGGTGACATCGCGCGGCGCGCCGGGGTCGCGCACGGCACCTTCTACGTACACTTCGAGACGAAGGAAGCCCTCGTCGACGACCTGCTCGCGGAGTTCAATCACCAGCTCGTGCTGCGCCTCGAGCGCGCCTACCACGAGCGAGAGTCGTCAGGCCCCGACGCGATCGCCCGCCGCCTCGCCGAGGTTTGCCTCGATCACTGGAAGCGTGAGCGGGAGTTGCTCGGGGCGCTGACCGAGCGCGTGGGCGATGGCGGTGGGCTGCCAGCACTGCGCGACGGCATCAGCCCACCCGTCGCACAGTTCCTGGCAGACCGCTTGACGGCCTTCGCTGCCGCCCATGGCACGGTCCTGTCCGAGCCCGAGCTCGTGGCCCACGCCCTGCTCGGCATGTGGATGCGCGTCGGGCTTCGCTACGTGTTCGGCGAAAAGCTGAAGCGCGCGGACGCCGTGGAGCTGCTCACCAAACTATCGCTCGGCGCCCTCGGCGCGGTCTTGCCGATTCAAAAAGCAGAGGTGCTCTCATGA
- a CDS encoding beta-galactosidase encodes MAITRRSSAVLAATLLFACGSNDDGQAQTEPGRVCATDDDCGVTEVCAVGRVRELELEAGDDARCLARDQAIGSAPASYRFVGGGRPLAERLCVAGGLNRGAGAAADAVRKRQLELLVSAGVRVIRLDFPWAEIEKQKGSFDFSALDPAVDAARAAGLEVLGIIAYGTPWASSLTTADTRYPPDDPNDYATYARALASHFAGRVRRWELWNEPNAGWRFFRPKLNGDAAKYAVMMASAAAALHAECADCQVVSAGLFFHSQVLNGALEFTSDMLSATPSAFSGVDAFGIHPYPRYPPVAAPEVDTPPERGFGGMFADLHAVLDGYAVNPLPYAVTELGWPSFGAVDEGVQAAFLARSVLLGAAVGADPLCWFNLADGPNHGTFPPEDDFGLYRFGSDDPNGVIANKPARDALARLATLGADVLPLGASQVGAFHDPSAGQFALDFEGPSGRVTALWQLANEPTSLQLSAETRHAEDLFGATVAVPVGGALSVSVGSSPLYLVP; translated from the coding sequence ATGGCGATCACGCGCCGGTCGAGCGCGGTGCTCGCGGCCACGCTGCTGTTCGCCTGTGGTAGCAACGACGACGGACAGGCACAGACCGAACCCGGCCGGGTTTGCGCAACCGACGACGACTGCGGGGTAACCGAGGTTTGCGCGGTCGGACGCGTGCGAGAGCTCGAGCTCGAAGCCGGCGATGACGCGCGTTGCCTGGCACGGGACCAAGCGATCGGCAGCGCACCAGCGAGTTACCGTTTCGTCGGAGGCGGTCGCCCGCTCGCTGAACGGTTGTGCGTCGCCGGCGGGCTCAACCGCGGCGCGGGGGCCGCGGCCGATGCCGTTCGCAAGCGCCAGCTCGAGCTCTTGGTGTCGGCGGGAGTCCGGGTGATCCGTCTCGATTTTCCCTGGGCCGAAATCGAAAAACAGAAGGGCTCCTTCGACTTCAGCGCCCTCGACCCGGCGGTCGATGCCGCGCGCGCGGCAGGGCTCGAAGTGCTCGGCATCATCGCCTACGGCACACCCTGGGCTTCTTCCCTCACCACGGCCGACACCCGCTACCCACCGGACGACCCGAACGACTACGCCACCTACGCCCGCGCCTTGGCGTCCCACTTTGCCGGCCGCGTGAGGCGCTGGGAGTTGTGGAACGAACCCAACGCTGGCTGGCGGTTCTTCCGGCCCAAGCTCAACGGCGACGCAGCGAAATACGCGGTGATGATGGCCAGCGCCGCGGCGGCCCTGCATGCCGAGTGCGCCGACTGTCAGGTTGTGTCGGCAGGTCTGTTCTTTCATTCGCAGGTCCTGAACGGCGCCCTCGAGTTCACCTCCGACATGCTCAGCGCGACGCCGAGCGCCTTCTCGGGTGTGGACGCGTTCGGCATCCACCCGTATCCACGTTACCCGCCCGTTGCGGCGCCGGAGGTGGACACGCCCCCGGAGCGCGGCTTCGGCGGAATGTTCGCAGATCTCCACGCGGTGCTCGATGGCTACGCGGTGAACCCGTTACCGTACGCGGTCACCGAGCTTGGTTGGCCCTCGTTCGGAGCGGTCGACGAGGGCGTGCAAGCCGCGTTTCTCGCCCGGTCGGTGTTGCTCGGCGCGGCCGTCGGCGCCGATCCGTTGTGCTGGTTCAACCTGGCGGATGGGCCGAACCACGGCACGTTTCCACCGGAGGATGATTTCGGCCTGTATCGCTTCGGCTCCGACGACCCGAACGGAGTGATCGCAAACAAACCCGCTCGAGATGCCCTCGCGCGGCTCGCAACCCTGGGCGCAGACGTGTTGCCGCTCGGGGCGTCGCAGGTCGGCGCATTTCATGACCCCAGCGCGGGGCAGTTTGCGCTCGACTTCGAGGGTCCGAGCGGGCGCGTGACTGCGCTGTGGCAGCTGGCGAACGAACCGACCTCGCTGCAACTGTCGGCTGAGACTCGACATGCCGAGGACCTGTTCGGAGCGACGGTCGCGGTGCCTGTGGGGGGCGCGCTGTCGGTGTCCGTCGGGTCGTCGCCGCTCTACCTGGTGCCGTGA
- a CDS encoding phosphatidylserine/phosphatidylglycerophosphate/cardiolipin synthase family protein — MRDGASMSRSTRTNFRRALVFVDHIGEPTHVLSALASVAPTLSSIVIVAGERVLESLAGWREVANSFAPQVAAYHAPHLPLEALAELARTESADLLVVGGASLACARLVAAAAQRAGVALLWPAGGNHAGVTHVFCAALGRRSRSAIAAFLREQASPSWTLSIAGAPEMGVGEIASALDVLGVRARATLIPHAATSLRSALAVAASAGRVDLIVLARVPAPLLIAYDWPAPVLVVPTPAGPRGPSLDVCDAIELRGRVRVHVDEVTVGGGLSPAAGRRLALVTGGQTIETLLTTNDGELDALVVPSTATLGIASIDDGVAVDAMTVIDQRFAILRPVRRVALFDAELSREKLERQREVASVSDLEPLGVRMRPTRRVSAIRERLRAVDLPTCVIDARAVLDEGVAFDVAEANDAVRLGRVGARLRSAGYDVVSLFHPGLPAPEALVRDDPSVAVAGNRVDIELDNKLARARLLDAIAQSDDSVNVQVYMAQGDEVGAAIESAIADAGARGVVVRVLVDSLHGMHGSFGSENPLLARMAQRRGVEVRASRPVASVPTMADIKQRDHRKLVVVDERVALVGGRNLGNEYYTGFDEVSLETTTSWRRVPWLDGGVRIEGPAVTPIAESFLQAWTSAGGAPFALLPCSPAGTVQVRVVDHHGLRDARTLEAYLELIDGARSQIRAVNGFPYVLELQHALVRAIRRGVRVRALTGHVIPRHNETPFTGPWSFARATVTEFVHSRLDPIVEAGGEAFFFALEGVAGWHPALGRVFPHVHAKIMSIDGARCAVGSANLDVTSAYWESELMVIVEDAQVVQQLEARIDELIAGSARIERDDSNWRERARRRSWMRRWPGPIAI; from the coding sequence ATGCGTGACGGCGCAAGCATGTCCCGGTCGACGCGCACGAACTTCCGGCGCGCGCTGGTCTTCGTCGATCATATCGGGGAGCCGACCCATGTACTCTCGGCGCTCGCGAGCGTGGCGCCCACGCTCAGTAGCATCGTCATCGTGGCCGGCGAGCGAGTGCTCGAATCGCTGGCTGGATGGCGAGAAGTGGCGAACTCCTTCGCGCCGCAGGTGGCCGCGTACCACGCGCCACACCTCCCGTTGGAAGCGCTCGCGGAGCTGGCAAGGACCGAGTCCGCCGATCTGTTGGTCGTAGGAGGGGCGTCGCTGGCCTGCGCGCGCCTCGTCGCGGCCGCGGCGCAACGCGCCGGCGTCGCGCTGCTCTGGCCCGCCGGCGGAAACCACGCTGGTGTGACGCATGTCTTTTGCGCCGCGCTCGGTCGGCGATCTCGATCCGCAATCGCCGCGTTCTTGCGCGAGCAGGCCTCGCCGTCGTGGACGCTCTCGATCGCCGGTGCGCCGGAGATGGGAGTTGGCGAGATTGCGTCCGCTCTGGACGTGCTGGGCGTTCGGGCGCGCGCGACGTTGATACCTCACGCCGCAACTTCGCTGCGCAGCGCGCTGGCGGTCGCCGCGAGCGCCGGGCGGGTCGATCTGATCGTGCTCGCGCGGGTCCCAGCCCCGCTGCTCATCGCGTACGATTGGCCCGCGCCCGTGCTGGTCGTTCCCACGCCCGCGGGACCCAGAGGTCCCTCGCTCGACGTGTGCGACGCGATCGAGCTCCGGGGACGGGTCCGAGTCCACGTCGACGAGGTCACCGTGGGAGGCGGGCTGTCGCCGGCCGCCGGCCGCCGGCTCGCATTGGTCACGGGCGGGCAGACCATCGAGACGCTCCTCACGACGAACGATGGCGAGCTCGACGCTCTCGTCGTGCCGTCCACCGCGACGCTCGGCATCGCGTCCATCGACGACGGCGTTGCGGTCGACGCCATGACAGTGATCGACCAGCGCTTCGCCATCCTCCGCCCCGTACGTCGGGTTGCGCTCTTCGACGCGGAGCTGAGTCGCGAGAAACTCGAGCGACAGCGTGAAGTCGCCAGCGTTTCCGATCTCGAGCCGCTCGGCGTGCGCATGAGGCCGACGCGACGCGTCTCCGCGATCCGCGAACGCCTTCGCGCCGTAGACTTGCCGACGTGTGTCATCGACGCGCGCGCCGTGCTCGATGAGGGCGTTGCATTCGACGTCGCCGAAGCCAACGACGCGGTTCGCCTGGGTCGGGTCGGCGCGCGGCTGCGCTCGGCAGGCTACGACGTGGTCTCGCTCTTCCATCCGGGTCTTCCAGCCCCCGAAGCGCTGGTGCGCGATGACCCCAGCGTGGCGGTTGCGGGCAATCGTGTCGACATCGAGCTCGACAACAAGCTCGCTCGCGCGCGGCTTCTGGACGCTATCGCGCAGAGCGACGATTCGGTGAACGTGCAGGTGTACATGGCACAGGGTGACGAGGTCGGCGCTGCGATCGAATCGGCGATCGCCGACGCGGGAGCCCGGGGGGTCGTCGTACGCGTCCTCGTCGACTCGCTGCACGGCATGCATGGCTCGTTCGGGAGCGAGAACCCTCTCCTCGCTCGCATGGCCCAACGCCGTGGCGTCGAGGTGCGCGCCTCGCGACCCGTCGCGAGCGTGCCGACCATGGCGGACATCAAACAGCGCGACCATCGTAAGCTCGTCGTCGTCGACGAACGGGTTGCGCTCGTGGGCGGACGCAACTTGGGGAACGAGTACTACACCGGCTTCGACGAAGTCTCGCTCGAAACTACGACGTCGTGGCGCCGGGTGCCTTGGCTGGACGGGGGCGTGCGCATCGAGGGGCCCGCGGTGACGCCCATCGCGGAGTCGTTCCTCCAGGCGTGGACGAGCGCCGGCGGCGCGCCGTTCGCCCTGCTCCCCTGTTCGCCCGCGGGAACGGTCCAAGTTCGGGTCGTCGACCACCACGGCCTACGCGACGCGCGCACTCTCGAGGCGTACCTCGAGCTCATCGACGGCGCGCGCTCGCAGATCCGCGCCGTGAATGGCTTCCCGTACGTGCTCGAGCTCCAGCACGCGCTCGTGCGTGCGATTCGCCGAGGCGTTCGCGTGCGCGCGCTGACCGGTCATGTCATCCCGCGCCACAACGAGACGCCGTTCACGGGCCCGTGGTCGTTCGCGCGAGCAACGGTCACGGAGTTCGTGCATTCGCGATTGGATCCGATCGTTGAAGCAGGCGGTGAGGCTTTCTTCTTTGCGCTCGAAGGGGTAGCGGGTTGGCACCCCGCGCTCGGCCGGGTCTTCCCGCACGTTCATGCGAAAATCATGTCCATCGATGGCGCGCGATGCGCCGTCGGCAGTGCAAATCTCGACGTGACCTCGGCCTATTGGGAGAGCGAGCTGATGGTCATCGTCGAGGACGCGCAGGTCGTGCAGCAGCTCGAGGCACGCATCGACGAACTCATCGCCGGCTCGGCGCGGATCGAGCGTGACGATTCGAATTGGCGCGAACGTGCACGACGCCGTAGCTGGATGCGACGTTGGCCCGGACCGATCGCCATCTGA
- a CDS encoding radical SAM protein has translation MNSLVSLSTKRSSDPWREYAAATPEQLPDFRRYQPKPGHPTWGRLAREARALAASLGPTLTAPVRGPEEWRRRALSYATAARSYVENRSRARAGREDLLPLYFIWTTLRPCNFSCSYCDDHRGARYPELDGHGKLDTQRGERLLSVMRTRASSVYFAGGEPTLRKDLPRLARRARELAFYPIVVNTNGSLLHRLLAKPEWATFLADVDILVVSLDALDLGLLADMWRTPHPEDVIRNLLMLRELAEGAGVKLMVNAVLQPGRLAEARAVLDLCQDLGIWFCPVPKNAGPRVDGAVLADPEYSELVAHILAEKRGGAKISGSLRMLERLLRAEPFECRNTLKPHVDHDGRLAWPCKAAVNVEPEWIDVLAFDHVDALWDEATRRHDPRDFHGPGPEQCGGDCAWAQNYTTDEYLHGLMHPRSLLGAVRDFLRA, from the coding sequence ATGAACAGCCTCGTCTCGTTGTCCACAAAACGCTCATCGGACCCCTGGCGCGAGTACGCCGCCGCAACTCCGGAGCAGCTACCGGACTTTCGACGCTATCAGCCGAAGCCAGGCCATCCGACCTGGGGGCGGCTGGCCCGCGAAGCCCGGGCGCTCGCAGCGAGCCTTGGTCCGACCCTCACCGCGCCGGTACGAGGCCCGGAAGAGTGGCGACGCCGCGCGCTGTCCTACGCCACCGCCGCGCGTAGCTACGTCGAGAACCGCTCGCGGGCGCGGGCGGGGCGCGAAGACTTGCTGCCGCTCTATTTCATCTGGACGACCCTGCGTCCGTGCAATTTTTCCTGCAGTTATTGCGACGATCACCGGGGCGCGCGCTATCCGGAGCTCGACGGACACGGCAAGCTCGATACCCAGCGCGGCGAGCGTCTGCTGTCGGTGATGCGCACCCGAGCGAGCAGCGTCTACTTCGCCGGCGGCGAGCCGACGCTGCGAAAGGACCTGCCGCGGCTCGCGCGCCGCGCACGGGAGCTCGCGTTCTATCCGATCGTGGTCAACACCAACGGCAGCCTCTTGCACCGCTTGCTGGCAAAACCCGAATGGGCCACGTTCCTGGCCGACGTCGACATTCTGGTCGTCAGCCTCGACGCCCTCGACCTCGGGCTACTCGCCGACATGTGGCGGACCCCACACCCGGAGGACGTGATCCGAAATCTGCTCATGCTCCGAGAGCTCGCGGAGGGCGCTGGGGTGAAGCTGATGGTGAACGCCGTGCTGCAACCGGGTCGGCTCGCCGAAGCGCGCGCGGTGCTCGACCTCTGCCAAGATCTCGGCATCTGGTTCTGTCCCGTCCCGAAGAACGCCGGTCCGCGCGTCGACGGCGCCGTGCTCGCGGACCCGGAATACTCCGAGCTCGTCGCCCACATCCTGGCCGAGAAGCGCGGTGGCGCGAAGATCAGCGGTTCGCTTCGCATGCTCGAGCGCCTGCTCCGGGCCGAACCCTTCGAGTGTCGTAACACGCTCAAACCCCACGTCGACCACGACGGGCGGCTGGCGTGGCCGTGCAAAGCGGCGGTCAACGTGGAGCCGGAGTGGATTGACGTGCTGGCGTTCGACCACGTCGACGCGCTCTGGGACGAGGCGACCCGCCGCCACGACCCGCGGGATTTCCACGGTCCAGGGCCCGAACAGTGTGGCGGTGACTGCGCCTGGGCGCAGAACTACACGACGGACGAATACCTGCATGGGTTGATGCACCCACGCAGCCTGCTGGGTGCGGTGCGGGATTTTCTGAGGGCCTGA